The proteins below come from a single Canis aureus isolate CA01 chromosome 14, VMU_Caureus_v.1.0, whole genome shotgun sequence genomic window:
- the LOC144283050 gene encoding protein NYNRIN-like produces MLQVADGSSFLAADGRRHAAYAVVTPETVVETVPLPNGTTSQRAELIALTRALHLSKGQRVTIYTDSKYAYLIVHTHSVLWQERGFLTTKGTPIVNGPLIAKLLEALSLPTEVAIVHCRGHQTSKDMVSIGNNKADSVARETALSNPISPILFLNTPHRPFYSIKETQALQALGGKAESKGWIYIQGKIALPENLAHTLITDIHQSLHIGPRALNQFLQPLFYYPSLPKVIEAVHRACKTCSAVNAQGGIRRPGPNHQLRGHQPGEDWQLDFTHMPRHKAFRYLLTLVDTFTGWIEAYPTARETADVVATILIEHIIPRFGLPRTLQSDNGPAFISSVTQQVAESLNITWKLHIPYHPQSSGKVERANGLLKAQLTKLTLETHLSWPTLLPIALTRLRASP; encoded by the coding sequence ATGGCAGCTCCTTCCTGGCTGCGGATGGTCGGAGACACGCCGCCTATGCTGTAGTCACCCCAGAGACGGTAGTGGAGACAGTCCCCCTCCCAAATGGGACTACTTCCCAAAGGGCTGAACTTATAGCTCTCACCAGGGCTCTACATCTATCTAAGGGACAACGAGTCACCATCTACACCGACTCAAAATATGCCTATCTCATCGTTCATACTCATTCCGTCCTCTGGCAGGAGCGGGGATTTTTAACCACCAAGGGGACGCCTATAGTAAATGGACCTCTCATTGCCAAATTGCTTGAGGCCCTTAGTCTGCCCACTGAGGTTGCAATCGTTCACTGTAGGGGCCATCAGACTTCTAAAGACATGGTCTCCATAGGAAATAATAAGGCCGACTCAGTGGCCAGGGAAACGGCCTTAAGTAACCCaatatctcccatcctcttccttAATACCCCTCATCGACCTTTCTACTCTATAAAGGAAACTCaagccctccaggccctgggaggaaaggcagaaagtAAAGGATGGATTTACATCCAAGGGAAGATTGCCCTCCCAGAAAACCTGGCCCATACCCTAATTACTGATATCCACCAATCTCTCCATATTGGCCCAAGGGCACTGAACCAGTTTCTCCAGCCCCTGTTTTACTATCCATCCCTACCTAAGGTGATTGAGGCTGTCCATAGGGCTTGTAAAACCTGCTCGGCCGTAAATGCACAGGGAGGAATCCGCAGGCCGGGGCCTAACCATCAGCTCCGAGGCCATCAGCCCGGTGAAGACTGGCAGCTGGACTTCACTCACATGCCCCGCCATAAAGCCTTTCGTTATCTACTGACTTTGGTTGATACTTTTACAGGATGGATTGAGGCATACCCCACAGCCAGAgagactgcagatgtggtggccaCAATCCTCATCGAGCACATCATCCCGAGGTTTGGGTTACCCCGGACCCTACAGTCAGACAACGGGCCGGCATTTATCTCCAGTGTGACCCAACAGGTGGCCGAGAGCCTCAACATTACCTGGAAGCTGCACATCCCCTACCACCCTCAGTCTTCGGGTAAGGTGGAAAGGGCCAACGGGCTACTTAAGGCTCAACTCACTAAACTTACCCTGGAGACTCACCTGTCGTGGCCCACACTGTTACCTATAGCTCTCACCAGACTCCGGGCGTCCCCCTGA